In Pristiophorus japonicus isolate sPriJap1 chromosome 2, sPriJap1.hap1, whole genome shotgun sequence, one genomic interval encodes:
- the LOC139228540 gene encoding 5-hydroxytryptamine receptor 4, which translates to MVGNFLVVLAVVYFKQLRTPTNAFVLSLSIADFLVGIVVMPYSMIRTIEGCWHFGSIFCQIHSSLDVMLCTASILHLSCIALDRYYAVCDPLVYHYMMSPGRVASLLLVCWLVPATISFVPIMLQLHRWGVDPHLLANGRCALVVNQAYAVCASLIAFYLPVFMMLAAYWKVYRAARKQAIQINAVENHIQGGGSGLVTAHAHKQSPRRERKAAKTLGIIIGTFLAFWLPFFTANIINPFVGHKVDRVTWEVLVWLGYSNSSMNPFLYGFFNRSFRRAFLNIIGCKICVPRSLQNFELSDSKRHAEQGLVH; encoded by the coding sequence ATGGTTGGCAATTTCCTAGTGGTGCTTGCTGTTGTCTACTTCAAGCAGCTGCGGACTCCAACCAATGCGTTTGTGTTATCGCTATCCATCGCCGACTTCCTCGTCGGGATTGTGGTGATGCCCTATAGTATGATCAGGACCATTGAAGGATGTTGGCACTTTGGATCCATCTTCTGTCAAATCCATTCAAGCCTGGACGTGATGCTCTGCACCGCCTCCATACTTCACCTGAGTTGCATTGCGCTTGACCGCTACTATGCCGTCTGCGACCCTCTTGTGTACCATTACATGATGTCCCCCGGCAGGGTGGCCTCTCTGCTCCTCGTCTGCTGGCTGGTCCCCGCAACGATATCATTCGTCCCGATAATGCTACAGCTGCACAGATGGGGTGTGGATCCGCACTTGCTGGCCAATGGCAGATGTGCACTCGTGGTCAACCAAGCCTACGCTGTCTGTGCGTCGCTCATCGCCTTTTATCTGCCCGTGTTCATGATGCTGGCGGCATACTGGAAGGTTTACAGGGCAGCTAGAAAACAGGCAATTCAGATTAACGCAGTGGAGAACCATATCCAGGGAGGTGGCTCAGGTTTAGTAACGGCTCATGCACACAAACAATCCCCGAGACGGGAAAGGAAGGCTGCTAAAACCCTGGGGATAATTATCGGCACTTTTCTTGCCTTCTGGTTGCCCTTCTTCACAGCGAATATCATTAACCCTTTCGTGGGTCACAAGGTAGACAGAGTGACATGGGAGGTCTTGGTCTGGCTCGGCTACAGTAATTCTTCCATGAATCCATTCCTCTACGGATTTTTCAACAGGTCATTCAGGCGAGCTTTCCTCAACATCATCGGCTGTAAGATCTGCGTTCCCCGATCTCTGCAGAACTTTGAGTTGTCCGACAGCAAGCGGCACGCTGAACAGGGGTTGGTGCACTGA